One Paraburkholderia aromaticivorans genomic region harbors:
- a CDS encoding XdhC family protein, which translates to MSTETLLQLEQRLIEAARPFAVVTVIRAAPPTSAWVGAQALVDGDGALHGWIGGGCSRAIVIEAARQTMRAGQPKRVRISNEPGRPEADVEAHAMPCASNGVLELFIQPTLPAPAVLVLGSTPTALEACVLAQRMGLRVCAAANVTAPLAALGLSRIMQGFDSAAFDQIEPQLILVATQGDSDEAALEAALRSSADAVLLVASQRKADRLRDAMLLRGIAPARLAALHSPAGPHIHAHTPQEIALGAVAGLVALRRELELAAAAAADAGHCVEGEAVPALPPCETPASIDAPAARYTNPVCGMAVEIASARHVLDYGGERVYFCCDGCKLEFERAPDKYLAIAQGRTQLEKT; encoded by the coding sequence ATGAGCACCGAAACCCTTCTCCAACTCGAACAACGGCTGATTGAAGCGGCGCGGCCGTTCGCCGTCGTGACCGTGATTCGCGCGGCGCCGCCCACCTCGGCGTGGGTGGGCGCGCAGGCGCTGGTCGACGGTGACGGCGCGCTGCACGGCTGGATCGGCGGCGGCTGCTCGCGGGCCATCGTGATCGAGGCGGCGCGGCAGACCATGCGCGCGGGCCAGCCAAAGCGCGTGCGGATCAGCAACGAACCCGGCAGGCCCGAAGCCGATGTCGAAGCGCATGCGATGCCGTGCGCGAGCAACGGCGTGCTCGAACTGTTCATTCAACCGACGCTGCCCGCGCCAGCGGTGCTGGTGCTCGGCTCGACACCGACGGCGCTCGAAGCCTGCGTGCTGGCCCAGCGAATGGGCCTGCGGGTCTGCGCGGCGGCGAACGTCACGGCGCCGCTGGCGGCGCTCGGTCTGTCGCGGATCATGCAAGGTTTCGATAGCGCCGCGTTCGATCAGATCGAGCCGCAGTTGATTCTGGTTGCCACTCAGGGCGACAGCGACGAAGCCGCGCTCGAAGCCGCACTGCGCAGCTCGGCCGATGCCGTGCTGCTGGTCGCAAGCCAGCGCAAGGCGGACCGGTTGCGCGACGCGATGCTGCTGCGCGGTATCGCGCCGGCGCGTTTAGCGGCGCTGCATTCGCCGGCGGGTCCGCATATCCACGCGCACACGCCGCAGGAAATCGCGCTGGGCGCGGTCGCGGGACTCGTGGCGCTGCGCCGTGAACTGGAACTGGCCGCTGCAGCCGCTGCCGACGCAGGGCATTGCGTCGAGGGCGAAGCGGTGCCGGCGTTGCCGCCGTGCGAAACGCCGGCTTCGATCGACGCGCCCGCCGCGCGCTATACGAACCCCGTCTGCGGGATGGCGGTCGAGATCGCATCGGCGAGACACGTGCTCGACTATGGCGGCGAGCGCGTCTATTTCTGCTGCGACGGCTGCAAACTCGAATTCGAGCGCGCGCCCGACAAGTATCTTGCGATCGCGCAGGGCCGCACCCAACTGGAAAAGACATGA
- a CDS encoding DJ-1/PfpI family protein, with protein sequence MHIAILTFEGFNELDSLIALGVLNRVKKPGWRVSIACPTARVKSMNGVVIEAQASLQEACDADAVIVGSGVRTREVVADNALMAQLQLDPSKQLLGAQCSGTLVLARLGLLDGVPACTDLTTRPWVQEAGIDVLNQPIFVSGNVATAGGCLASAYLAAWMIARLEGIDAAASALHYVAPVGEKEDYVSRAMGHITPFLDANLKTA encoded by the coding sequence ATGCACATCGCCATCCTTACCTTCGAAGGCTTCAACGAACTCGACTCGCTCATCGCACTCGGCGTGCTCAATCGCGTCAAGAAACCGGGCTGGCGAGTGTCGATCGCCTGTCCCACCGCACGAGTCAAGTCGATGAATGGCGTGGTCATCGAAGCACAGGCTTCGCTGCAAGAGGCTTGCGATGCCGATGCGGTGATCGTAGGCAGCGGCGTGCGCACGCGTGAAGTCGTCGCCGATAATGCGCTGATGGCGCAGTTGCAGCTCGATCCATCGAAACAGCTGCTGGGCGCGCAATGTTCCGGCACGCTGGTTCTCGCCAGGTTGGGCCTGCTCGATGGCGTGCCGGCGTGCACCGATCTCACGACCAGGCCGTGGGTTCAGGAAGCCGGTATCGACGTGCTGAATCAGCCCATTTTCGTCAGCGGAAACGTCGCGACGGCCGGGGGATGTCTGGCCTCGGCTTATCTTGCCGCCTGGATGATTGCCCGTCTGGAAGGGATCGATGCAGCGGCCAGCGCACTGCATTACGTCGCTCCCGTCGGTGAGAAAGAGGACTACGTGTCCCGCGCGATGGGGCATATCACGCCGTTCCTGGACGCGAACCTGAAGACGGCATAA
- a CDS encoding vWA domain-containing protein — MLSNVDNANSAGASRPPPPDLDAALMTRYAGFAGWLRTNDFHVTSSDVAASMEVALRMGQLDSEVLRWSLRALLCSRAQEWRRFDALFDAYFFVPNRRQLVETRAGGAGRIEANQATGPRDGSEGTPLSLAAGRGGVAAEPDGSTAEQGASEDESLAHADFRHLNQPDELFAIDAAIRRFAQRLQGIQLRRERRANAGRVIDMAWTVRRSVSRGGLPLDLGWRRKRRLRPRIVLLLDVSRSMSLYSFFYLRLARALSARVSDVHCFIFHTRLVGVEQALRDPDPWRSQERLQLLSAGWAGGTRIGDSLDEFNQQHATRLLHSRTAVVVVSDGYDAGEPERLQQALAAIRRRCRCLVWLNPLASRADFTPASAGMQAALPYIDLLAGARDLASLERVLPQVLSVLQ; from the coding sequence ATGTTGAGCAACGTCGACAACGCCAATAGCGCCGGCGCGAGCCGCCCCCCGCCGCCGGATCTCGACGCGGCGCTGATGACCCGCTATGCGGGCTTCGCCGGCTGGCTGCGCACGAACGATTTTCATGTGACGAGCAGCGACGTGGCTGCCTCGATGGAAGTCGCGCTGCGCATGGGTCAACTCGACAGCGAGGTGTTGCGTTGGAGCCTGCGCGCGTTGCTCTGTTCGCGAGCGCAGGAGTGGCGGCGCTTCGACGCATTGTTCGACGCGTATTTCTTCGTGCCGAACCGCCGTCAACTGGTCGAAACACGCGCCGGCGGCGCGGGCCGGATCGAGGCGAACCAAGCCACGGGGCCGCGTGACGGCAGCGAAGGCACGCCGCTATCGCTGGCGGCCGGGCGCGGCGGCGTCGCGGCGGAGCCCGACGGCAGCACCGCGGAGCAGGGCGCCTCGGAAGACGAATCGTTGGCGCATGCGGACTTCCGCCATCTGAACCAGCCCGACGAACTGTTCGCGATCGACGCCGCGATCCGCCGTTTCGCGCAGCGTCTGCAAGGCATCCAGTTGCGCCGTGAGCGGCGCGCGAACGCCGGGCGCGTGATCGACATGGCGTGGACCGTGCGCCGCAGCGTCTCGCGTGGCGGCCTGCCGCTCGATCTCGGCTGGCGCCGCAAACGGCGGCTGCGGCCGCGCATCGTGCTGCTGCTGGACGTGAGCCGTTCAATGAGCCTGTACAGCTTCTTCTATCTGCGGCTCGCGCGTGCGCTCAGCGCGCGGGTGTCCGACGTGCATTGCTTCATTTTCCATACGCGCCTCGTGGGCGTCGAGCAGGCGCTGCGCGACCCGGACCCGTGGCGTTCGCAGGAGCGCCTGCAACTGCTGTCGGCGGGATGGGCGGGCGGCACGCGCATCGGCGATAGTCTCGACGAGTTCAATCAGCAGCACGCTACACGCCTGCTGCATTCGCGCACGGCGGTCGTGGTGGTCAGCGACGGTTACGACGCCGGCGAACCCGAGCGCCTTCAGCAGGCGCTCGCCGCGATACGGCGCCGTTGCCGGTGTCTCGTGTGGCTCAATCCGCTGGCGAGCCGCGCCGATTTCACGCCGGCGAGCGCGGGCATGCAGGCGGCGCTGCCCTATATCGACCTGCTGGCCGGCGCGCGCGATCTGGCGAGTCTGGAGCGCGTGTTGCCTCAAGTACTGTCGGTCTTGCAATGA
- a CDS encoding PLP-dependent aminotransferase family protein: MPTPRYKLLVDRMAIDIRAGRLAPGTRLPTHRQLASQEGLALVTASRVYAELDAMGLVSGETGRGTFVREISLPPRLGIDQHAGDAGLADLNFNNPSLPGQAELLRSALRQLASSGDLDALLRYQPHGGRTHEREIVARHLSSRGLAVEGAQVVIVNGAQHGLTATVLALLKPGDVVAVDALTYPGFKVLAETIRLELAPIPVSDQGPDLNALERLCRTRKVRAIYTMPTLHNPLGWVMNAHGRHELVSIARKHGLLIIEDAAYAFLAEDPPPPLAALAPETTVYVSGLSKSIATGLRVGFVAAPDRWVAPIERVIRATTWNTAAVMTAIACGWLDDGTVTRLEVEKRRDARVRQSMAAEVLAGLRRVCHPASYFLWLPLAEEVRADVVAMALVREGISVSTAEPFSTSEHVPHAIRVALGSVDLPILRESLEKIKGVIASYTY, translated from the coding sequence ATGCCCACGCCTCGGTACAAATTGCTGGTCGACAGAATGGCGATCGATATTCGCGCCGGACGCCTCGCGCCCGGCACGCGCCTGCCGACTCACCGGCAGCTCGCCTCGCAAGAGGGACTCGCGCTCGTCACCGCGTCGCGGGTCTATGCCGAGCTGGACGCAATGGGATTGGTCAGCGGCGAAACCGGTCGCGGCACCTTCGTGCGGGAAATATCCCTGCCTCCGCGCCTGGGCATTGACCAGCACGCCGGCGACGCGGGGCTGGCGGACCTCAATTTCAACAATCCGTCGCTCCCCGGCCAGGCCGAACTGCTCAGAAGCGCCTTGCGCCAGCTCGCGTCCTCCGGTGATCTGGATGCGCTATTGCGCTATCAGCCGCATGGAGGCCGGACGCATGAACGCGAGATTGTCGCGCGTCACCTGTCGTCTCGAGGGCTAGCCGTGGAAGGCGCTCAGGTCGTGATCGTGAACGGCGCGCAGCATGGTTTGACTGCAACCGTTCTGGCGCTCCTGAAGCCCGGCGACGTAGTCGCAGTCGACGCATTGACCTACCCGGGATTCAAGGTGCTAGCCGAAACGATCCGGCTCGAACTGGCGCCGATTCCGGTTTCCGATCAGGGCCCCGATCTGAACGCGCTCGAACGCTTGTGCCGAACCAGAAAAGTGCGCGCCATCTACACGATGCCGACACTTCATAACCCGCTAGGCTGGGTCATGAACGCGCATGGTCGACACGAGTTGGTGTCGATTGCCCGAAAGCACGGACTGCTCATCATCGAGGACGCCGCGTATGCCTTCCTGGCGGAAGACCCACCGCCCCCGTTGGCAGCGCTCGCACCTGAAACGACGGTGTACGTCTCGGGGCTTTCGAAAAGCATCGCCACCGGCCTGCGAGTCGGTTTCGTCGCCGCGCCCGATCGCTGGGTCGCACCGATCGAGCGTGTGATCCGGGCCACCACCTGGAACACGGCCGCGGTGATGACTGCGATTGCCTGCGGCTGGCTGGACGATGGCACCGTCACACGTCTGGAGGTTGAGAAGCGTCGCGATGCGAGGGTCCGGCAATCGATGGCCGCCGAGGTCCTCGCCGGACTGCGGCGCGTTTGCCATCCCGCGTCCTACTTCCTCTGGCTTCCTCTCGCGGAAGAGGTTCGCGCCGATGTGGTGGCGATGGCGCTCGTGCGCGAGGGAATTTCAGTCTCGACGGCCGAGCCTTTCTCGACTTCGGAGCATGTGCCCCACGCGATTCGCGTGGCGCTTGGATCCGTTGATTTGCCCATACTCCGGGAGTCGTTGGAAAAGATTAAAGGCGTGATTGCCTCTTACACTTATTGA
- a CDS encoding nucleotidyltransferase family protein, which yields MSDAWQVAALHRTPTFSAVVLAAGMSSRMQGQHKLLLPVDGQPAIRRTVSALCAARPEQIVVVTGYKGRAVMEALDGLPVNFQSNPRYEEGQMTSVAAGVAALTAPCNVVLVCLADQVLLDAADYRELIDAFAAMPRGSILVPFFNGQRGNPVAFSASYAAEVVSGHVNPGCRKLIAEHPDEVFIHEAAHDRFTIDMDTPEDYARVLERLTSVGEKLIRVTSGGG from the coding sequence ATGAGCGACGCCTGGCAGGTCGCCGCGCTGCACCGGACGCCGACCTTCTCGGCGGTGGTGCTGGCCGCCGGCATGTCGTCCCGGATGCAAGGGCAGCACAAGCTGCTACTGCCGGTGGACGGACAGCCGGCTATCAGGCGCACGGTGAGCGCACTGTGCGCGGCCCGCCCCGAGCAAATCGTGGTCGTCACTGGCTATAAAGGGCGGGCCGTCATGGAAGCGCTCGACGGTCTGCCGGTCAACTTCCAGAGCAATCCGCGCTACGAGGAAGGGCAGATGACTTCCGTCGCCGCCGGCGTGGCCGCTCTCACGGCGCCCTGCAACGTGGTGCTGGTGTGTCTGGCCGACCAGGTGCTGCTCGATGCCGCCGACTACCGCGAGTTGATCGACGCGTTCGCCGCGATGCCGCGCGGCTCGATCCTCGTGCCGTTCTTCAATGGGCAACGCGGCAATCCGGTGGCGTTCTCCGCGAGCTATGCCGCGGAAGTCGTGAGCGGACACGTGAACCCGGGATGCCGCAAGCTGATTGCGGAGCATCCCGACGAAGTGTTCATCCACGAGGCCGCGCACGACCGCTTCACGATCGATATGGACACGCCGGAGGACTATGCGCGTGTTCTGGAGCGGTTGACGTCGGTGGGAGAGAAGCTGATTCGCGTTACTTCCGGAGGCGGGTAA